The Oscarella lobularis chromosome 8, ooOscLobu1.1, whole genome shotgun sequence nucleotide sequence TGTACAATTTTAGAACGAAAAGCGGGTAGCGAATATTTGTCAATAGTAAGAGCAACACGATAAGGACAAAAGACAGATAAAATATGCATTGTTACATTAGAAGACAACTGCTTCCCTCCTCTTCTTGAGATCGACTATTGGTatttgatgacgatgatgatgacgttttgCTTGTGGCCCCGCCCCCTCCTTTTTGCAATCCGTACTTCTCTCGAATCTtgtctcgttctttttccttttccgcgTGTCTCTTTGCGCGTTTTTCTGCCATTTTTTCGCGATACGCGTCCTCTTTGGCTCGCTGTTTTCTCAACTCTTCTTCGCTTATtccttcgtctttctttttctcgtctttatCGCCGAAGCCAAGCGAGTCTTTTACTCCGTCTACTTTGTTCTTGACCAACGCTTTCGTTACGAAGTCCATTTGTACGTTTCACTTTCACTAAGTCGGGACTTTGCGGTCCCGGATTAAACGTCAATGCTTCGTCGAAACTTTGTGccctttcttcgctttcgaatAGACTGCATACGAATCTTCGTATCTAAATCGACTAGTTCAAATGAATGTGCTGATACGTCCCTCAAGGAGACACTGAAACGACCTCCAAACTCgttcattttattttctcaaGACGTTTACGAAGAATTGAAACGCGAGCATCCCGATTTGAAGAGACCACAGTTGATGTCTCTAATGGCGACAAAATATAAGAAATTGAGCGAGTCGGAGAAAGAGCGCTATAAAAACATGTCAAAATCACTTCGAGCGAAATTTGAAGTAGAAAAAGGTCCCGTATTACGAAAACTAGGCGGACCGACCAGGAAACGATCTGCCACGCCCTACGGGTTATTTTGGAAAGATCTCTTTGCTACGGGACAGTTACCTCGAGAATCCATTTCGAAGTTGATGGCACGTGAAGTTCAGCAAAAATGGATGAATTTGAAagatgacgaaaaatcgaaatatTTTGAAATGGCTCAGGAGGATAGAGATAAACATCGTGCTCAGAAGGAAGCCGTTTTTGCTAAAGCGGAAAGTCACAAAGTGAAAAAGCCAAGAAACGCGTTTACCTTGTTCGTCGTTGATTTAAATGAAGCGGCCCAAGCGGACATAAAGGGAAATATGGTGACCTTAGCGTCGTGTCTGTGGAAAGAGATGAGTAGTGAAGCAAAGGGAAAGTACATTAAATTAGCCgcggaagaaagagaacgataTAAATTGCAATTAttaagaaataaagaaacgTAGTAATTGGGGTTGGATTATTTCTTTTGTATAGAAACCGCCCATTTTGGCTTGGCACTTTTTTTCAAGTCAGCGGCTAATAAATGATGCACaatctatatatatagagagagatacACAGTAGATGTGAAAAAGTCCACGTATGATGTTGTGTACCTTTGTTTG carries:
- the LOC136190150 gene encoding nucleolar transcription factor 1-like translates to MLRRNFVPFLRFRIDCIRIFVSKSTSSNECADTSLKETLKRPPNSFILFSQDVYEELKREHPDLKRPQLMSLMATKYKKLSESEKERYKNMSKSLRAKFEVEKGPVLRKLGGPTRKRSATPYGLFWKDLFATGQLPRESISKLMAREVQQKWMNLKDDEKSKYFEMAQEDRDKHRAQKEAVFAKAESHKVKKPRNAFTLFVVDLNEAAQADIKGNMVTLASCLWKEMSSEAKGKYIKLAAEERERYKLQLLRNKET
- the LOC136190148 gene encoding complexin-like gives rise to the protein MDFVTKALVKNKVDGVKDSLGFGDKDEKKKDEGISEEELRKQRAKEDAYREKMAEKRAKRHAEKEKERDKIREKYGLQKGGGGATSKTSSSSSSNTNSRSQEEEGSSCLLM